The following DNA comes from Quercus robur chromosome 1, dhQueRobu3.1, whole genome shotgun sequence.
CCATATTGGTTTAAGCTACACAACAAAGTAACAAATAGTCAACCCTTGCTAAtactattttaatataaatcaaCATAATAATCAGAACATTAAGACAATTCAAAACATACCAAGACAATTCAAAATATCAAGTACATAACACtgtaatgaaaatttcaaatgtgTTTACATTACACATATATTAGTCCAAAGCTAATACTAAATATCACATAACTTAGTTTAAAGTTAATACAATATAGCTAATACAACATAGTTAATACAACATAGCTAACTTAGTTTAAAGTTAATACAACATAGTTAATACCACGTAAGGTTGTTCACTTCTTTTGGTTATAAATCATTCCTTGTAGCCACTTTAGCTGTAACTCTGGGTCCTTGAAAGTTAAGAACATCTCCCTACGTGACTTTTTTAGTAAGATATAAGAAGCTTGAACCACGAACGAACTTTCCACTCCAGGAAGTACTCTCACAATCGTCATGACATTATCAATTGAACTTGGTGACTCTTGAGAAGTACCTTCAGACCTATTTTGACATACAGTTATTAATTGACTAATACGATCGTCCAACATTGTAGCTCctcctatcttcttctttttcttctgtgAGGGTATTGATACACTAGTTCGCTTTTGTCCTGAACTACGTGATTGACTAGTTTGTCCTTGCTGTAAACTATCAATGTCTAAACTCATGTCACATTGGTTATCCTTAAATTCGAAGCTACCATCTGAATCACCAGTACCCTCTTCTGGCATTGTTGGAGAGAGTGTATTTGAAGAAGGGGTCCATGCAGCTACCCCAGTTGCTGCAACATCCCTAAACATTATATCAAGTTGTTCTAGATTTTATGGACCCCTCTCTCGAAATTTTTTAGCTTTGGGTAATTCCTACAAAATGTAATTGTAATTTCACTcatataacaataatataaaaaaaaactatctccAACTAactacatattaataaaatactcAACTCACCTTCAACTTCAGGTCCCACCAATCATCAGTAGCAGCAATCGTTCCCTTCTCTGCATCCCAACCTAAACCTGTGTCAAGATTCCTCAATTTTTCCCACACTCTCCATTCACCTTTCAATACATCCCACCTACTTTTTAATTGGTCTTTATCATAGTTTAGACCGGTCTCATCACAAAATTTGGTCACCAAATTGAACCAACCTTTGGTACTAAAGCCAGCACCTTTTGTTCTATTCCTGGCTTGAATTTGTTCCACACAAATGCTACAAAAAGTAGTTGTCCATGTTGGATTAATATCCTAGTCTGCTCTAGCCTTTTTTTACCTCAGAGTTGGAAGTGGTCTTTTTACCCATCTATAAAGTTAACCAACCATAAGAAATGCAACAAAATAGAATTCAGAATTCATGGTAAAAACATGCACTTGGTTTTAAGTGCTAGGATGGAATCATTATCAAATGCCTCTTCAAATGAAATTCAAGTAAATTCCTTATCAAACCCCATTACAACAAGAACAAGAATTAGTGATTTCAACAATGGCCATTGGAGATGAAATGAGTCCTGTGTTGGTGATTTCAACAATCGATTCAATGGGCATTAGTGATTTCAAGAATTAGTGATTTCAACAATGAGCACTGTGTTGCAGCTTGGGCTGCACTGGTGTGGTAGCTAGTGCACTAGCTGACACACCAGTGCAGCCCAAGCTGCACACAGTGCGGTAGCTAGTGCACTAGCTGCCATACCAGTGCAGCCCAAGCTGCACTAGCTGTGCTAGCAACCCTTCGTGGAGACCTGAATTGGCTCTAGTAGAATATTCCCCCAAAAAAGTTAATGATCATCCAGAAGGACCAGAACCACTTAATGAaggtaatatttaaaatataaaaaaaaaaaaaatttattccttccctattttcttgtatctttatTCCTTTCTCTTTATTTCACTTTACGAAAGTAGAGGATAAAGTGAGTTTCAACCACACCACACGTATATATAgctgtttgttttgatttctctGCCACAAAATGTTATGCTTATGCTTAATTGATGTACAAGTCAATGAATCTTTTGAGGCACCAAATGGATTGCCATTATATGGTTAGCTGCCACACCAGTGCAGCCCAAGCTGCACACAGTGCAGCAGCTAGTGCACAAATGTTACAAGGATTTATGGGTCTTGACCATGTGGATTTGATGCAGAGACTAGTTGAAAAGGAGAGTCTTAATAAAAAGGGTTTTTAAAGAGGTATAGGTAGTGGTTTGTGGGGAAGGGCGAGGCTATATATTTATAGTGGATATTGAGTGGGAATTGGTGTGGGGTCTAAAAACTCGCATCGAAGGGGTCGTGAAAGGTGTGCAATATATGTAATACTAATGTGTGCGTTCTCTGTTGGTTGCTGCATGGTGAAGTGCTGATGGGGTGTGCGTGCTCTGCTGATGTGGGAGCTGCACACGCATGCCCCATCAGCAGCAGCAGAGCACGCACACCCCATCAACACTTCACCATGCAGCAACCAAACAAGCCCAATATTCCACAATGTCATATACTCAACGAACCATGACAACcagcatgaaaaatatttatatttcttctgaaaattcttctttccttctcattctttatatttctaaaatatccAAATCATACTaataaaatacccaaatcaGATATCGCATAACTTGAGACAGAGCatccacaaaaaataaaataaaaaataaataaattacgaAGCATGTACCCATAAAGCTTTTTTAGTACCCCGCAAGAGAACAAATATATCTTTACCCGCCTGGGTCTAAATTTGATATCATGTTCCTATACATTTATTTGTTACTGGTATGCAGTTTCTTAATTCCAAATTCAAAACAAGCATCTCAAATCTATAATGGGGACGTCACCAAGAAGCACTCAGCTAAAAGATAGTAAGATTTGTTTGGGCTGAAGGCCCATGTAATATGAAAGCTTGTCTTATAATCTATTTTGGACCAATTTTGCCTCCCTACCATCATGCACCCgatcttttcttattttcaacTACAGCGTGTCTCAGAGGCTTCTAGTCAGCTTTGCATTAAATCAAAAGCTGCTGAATTTGTGTGGCTCGAGAAAGACAAGCTCATAAATGACCTTTGACGAATCAAGTGGGTACACCCAACCCAACGGACACTGCACTGCAAATATGGTTTAATTCATAGCTAACTTTCTATCGgtgaaatttcattttcaacttCCGCGTGTCTCACACGCTTCTAGTCAGCTTTGCATTAAACCAAAAGCTGATTTTGTATGTCTTGAGAAGACAAGTTCATAAATGAGCTTTGACCAACTAAGTGGGTACACCCAGCCCAACAGACACTGTACTGCAAATATGATTTAATTCATATCTAACTTTTTATCGGTGGAATTtcgttttcaatttttagtctATATTTGTAAATTGCTGccataaatatatgatatttggttcattttgaaatgtagaattcattttaaaaagatTTGAGAGCACAATGTTATTAAAGGAGACAGTATAGGTactatgatgatttttttttttttttaaagatttgtTCGGCACTAAGACGTGTTATTTCTTGAACATTTGTATAGTATAGTTTCGTAATATGGTGCACATGTAATAATGTACCCAttaatcttcttcctcttcctcttcctctccgTTGCCTCCAATGCATTCGACGAATGTTATCAGGCCCCCTTCGACTGCGGGCCGTTCAAGAACCTCTCTCAACCCTTCACCTCCCAAACCCGGCCCACCAACTGCGCCCAGACCCAAACCGAGTTCCTGCTCACCAATTGCGACGCCACCGACACCGAGTCACCCGAGTTGACCATCCCCCCACTGAGGGATAAAATAGGTAATTAACCCTAATATTCTAACTATTTAGTTAGATGGTTCAGTTTTGAAAGTAATTTGTtttatagcatctcgagtctctTAGAATCGTTTTTGGCCTGTAAATCGAGTataaaagactcgattttcatggcctgatgtggcattttttccacatcagattggtggaaatcgagtcttttagactcgaTTTACAACTCTTATATAACtcaaaaaatcataaaacagaacccaaaacccaaatctctttcaaatttcaaataccGAGCCTCGTTCTGGACCGCCGAGGAGGTCAATCTCTCCGGCGACCCAGGTCGCGCCAGGAGCGCGACCCAGGTCGAGCGGCCAGGGTCGCGCGACCCAGGTCGCGCTGGCCTAGGTCGCTCGACCCTGGCCGCTCGACCTGGGTCAGTTTTTTCTTGGGTTTTCAGTTTGATTTTGTTCTTGGGTTTTTTGAAATGAGAATGGGAGAATGACGAACAGACACTTGaaagtttgatttgattttgttcctGGGTTTTTTGGAAGTTTGAGAAATGAGAATGGAGAAGAACGACCCAGACACTTGAAACTTGAATATGTGTACTGTAgatgtaaatcgagtcttagagactcgatttacagGTGGACCTCTCCTGACACAAGTGCCACCTCGGACCCGATCAAACCATGAAAATCGACCTTCAAAAAGTCGActtataggccaaaatcgacTCTCTTAGACTCAAAATGCTATAAAGCCAATTAGTTTGATAACTAAGCCTATTAactaaatagttaaaaaattagTGTTAATTACCTATTTTATCCCCCACTGAGTTACCGAGTCCTCCGACTCAACCAGACCGATAAAACCTTGACCCTTGCCAGGTCAGACCTCTGGGAAAACACGTGCCTAACGGAATTCACTAATACCCCTCTGGGTTCCACGATTCTGAATTACACATCCGACAATGAGGACCTCACTATCTACTACGGTTGCTACGCTAACTTTTCGCTGAAGCCTACTTATCAGTTTAATTGTAGCATTAATGGGAAAGTGAGCGCTTCTTTTTATGTGATCGGTCCGACTCCGACCGATCCGGTTCTGAATATTAATACATGCCAAGTCGGGGTCAGACTCAAAATCCTTCAAACGGCGGCGATTGAGCTAACAACCAATCGGTCCGCTCTTAAGGAAGCTTTGATGAGTGGATTTAATGTGACTTATAGTGATTGTGGCACTCAGCTGTGTCCCAACCCAGGTATTAGACAGTTTATTTCCAAATCAGTAATTAGTTTTGGTGGTCTTTTACCAACTAAATTATAGGGAAAAATCAAGCTTCCATTTATCTTGTTATTCTTCATTGCTTGAATGCCCTCACCTCACGCCAGGCATTCGAGCTTTCTCCCCTGTGAAAATTGcattttgagtcttttgacgTGTTTTGCATTTTGCTTAGGAATGGTCATTGGGATTGAAATGAAGTTCCAAAATCAGTAATTTTGATAGCCTTTTAAGTAGAagattgtttatatatatatatatatatataattgaaaattaaaccTTGATAAAATCTAGAACCCATAACTGTTGTTTATATGGTTTTGTTGGCGATGGAAAAATTTTGGTGGAGAATAGAATTTGGTAAcattttatctccaaaaaaaaaaaaaaaaagtttcgtTTAGGCGCAAGTTTAGATTAATGCAGGTCAACGCACTAGTTATCATGACTGTGCTTGTTCAAgaaattgaatttattaaaCACCAAGAGGCCCAATTATATAGCAATCCTAGCTCTTATATTGCTAGGGTGCTTTGAAATAcgactctatttttttttttttttttggagaatcataACACAAACTTAAGAATACTATAAATATGTAGCCATTAAGGTTTTATATCAGATATGTAGTCGGTCAAGCTTCCCTTgttctctctctcgctctctctctcacacactccGCTTTCTTACTCAATATATCATTTCAACAACGTCTAGGGATGGCCAAGAGCCTTGTGGCTCAATTGGCATCTCTTAGTTTTTTCAACAAAGTCGTctaggttcaaatccccctGTCGCTGGTATACTTACCTTTGTGCATAAGTAATCCTTTCACTagttttattgctttctttagaATCCTGAAACTGCCTGAAGCTTTGCACTCAATCATCTGGTTTAGATTCTGATCGTATTTGCTGGAAcaagctttttttatttatttattttggtatgtCTAGAACATCTCtcactaggttttttttgtttttcagtaagaaaattttaagatgCCAGTTACACAAGGGATGTCATGTTTGTCATCTTGTCATTAGATATCATATTTTGTATCCTTGTCAGCCCATTATTGGCAGAGTTTACTTCTGATCCTGGTATTGAATTATATAATAATGTACTacatatcttcttctttctacATTTTAATGAGATTTGTTGTTCTGAGGTATATATGGAACTGCTGTTTTGGTCACTCTTTCCATCATTATCTCTATAGACTACAGATAATATCAGTTTGCATTTATTCTTATTGATTTCTAAACACTGGTTTCTTTCCAGCCAGGGACACCTCACCAGCATCATTTACCCTGTTTCAAATAAAACTGCTTCAGAATGTCCTGTTTCAAATAAAACTGCTTCAAAATGTCCTCCGTAATTTTTGTACATAATGCagaatttttctatatataaaatcctTATATTCGAAATGAAAGATTGTTGCTTATCTCTTTGCAAATGTcatcttttagtgttttttttcctAGCCAGTCCCAAGCCTGTAATAGCAAAGTGGCATTGAAGGACTCATGTAGCTTACCCTTCAAGGCTTGTTTGAATAGAGTTGTATAGTGAAGCGCTCATGTAACGTACCCTGCAGAGCTTAGTTGAGTAGAGTCGtaaaaaatttggaatgaaAATATAGAGCAGtattaatcaaaatattaatatgtGGCTAGGGAAGAATTATCTGTTTTGCAAGTTGATGACTAATGTGAAACCAAGCAAAAAGCTTTTATGGTCCAAGAACGAAGTGTTCTGCTAGTGAATttggtctatatatatataattggttttttttagagctaagggtattttggt
Coding sequences within:
- the LOC126692614 gene encoding uncharacterized protein LOC126692614 encodes the protein MFRDVAATGVAAWTPSSNTLSPTMPEEGTGDSDGSFEFKDNQCDMSLDIDSLQQGQTSQSRSSGQKRTSVSIPSQKKKKKIGGATMLDDRISQLITVCQNRSEGTSQESPSSIDNVMTIVRVLPGVESSFVVQASYILLKKSRREMFLTFKDPELQLKWLQGMIYNQKK